TTTGTAATTTACGATAAGGGAAACAATAAATTTTTTGGAGCCAGAGATAGGTTAGGCCAGAAGCCTTTTTACTATTACCATAAGGGATTAGACTTTGAATTTTCAAGTCAAATATCTTCTATACAATTAAAACATTCTGGTTTAAGCATTTCTAAAGCATCTATAGAAAGTTATCTAATGTGGGGCTATGTACCAGACACAAAAAGTATATTTAATGAAATAGCTACGTTGCCGGCTGGTCATTCATTTCAATTTTATTTGGAATCAGGGGAACTTAGCATCAAGCAATACTGGGATATAGATACTTCAGGAGAACAGAACTTTAACAAGAACTACATAACGGCATTAGGGGACTTGGAAGAATTATTGACTGATTCAGTGAGATTAAGATTATTTGCAGATGTTCCAGTGGGCATATTTCTATCTGGTGGTGTAGATTCCTCCCTTATCGCAGCTCTGGCTTCAAAAGGCACTTCCGAAAAAGTAAAAACCTTCTCGGTTAAATTTGATAATAAGAAATTAGATGAAAGCGAATATGCCACCAAAGTGGCTTCCCATTTAAGAACTGAACATACTACTATAGAATGTGACTATAAAGAGGGGTTAGATTTAATTGAAAACTTTAGTTATTATTATGACGAGCCATTTTCAGATTCTTCTGCCCTACCCTCTATGCTACTTGCAAAGCATACCAAAAAACATGTTACTGTAGCACTATCAGGAGACGGAGGAGATGAACTATTTTTAGGCTACCAACGCTATAATTGGATGAAATATATCTCAAATATTTATGCGCTCCCTAATTTCTTAAGAGCTCCATTTGCTAAAGTAATAGAACGACTTCCCAATTATAGATTAAATACAATTGCACATGTACTAAATCAGAATAATATCAATGAGGCGTACATGTCTACAATGTCCAATCCATCTGCAGGATGGTTAAAACAGGATTTGAGCTATGACAATATTAACTCATCCTATTTATTCAATAAAAATAAATCCAATCTAGAAAGAGTCTCTGATTTTGATATAAAAACCTATTTAAATTTAGATATCAATACCAAGGTTGATAGGGCATCAATGG
This genomic window from Maribacter sp. MJ134 contains:
- the asnB gene encoding asparagine synthase (glutamine-hydrolyzing), which gives rise to MCGIYGTTIPYEEIDVLDKLKRTSFRGPDQLGFEKIEKQGHNVSFGHNRLSIIDLDPRSNQPFRYMQKTHIVFNGEIFNFRAIRDNLEKEGYVFNTTSDTEVVCAAYELYGEDCVNHFNGMFAFVIYDKGNNKFFGARDRLGQKPFYYYHKGLDFEFSSQISSIQLKHSGLSISKASIESYLMWGYVPDTKSIFNEIATLPAGHSFQFYLESGELSIKQYWDIDTSGEQNFNKNYITALGDLEELLTDSVRLRLFADVPVGIFLSGGVDSSLIAALASKGTSEKVKTFSVKFDNKKLDESEYATKVASHLRTEHTTIECDYKEGLDLIENFSYYYDEPFSDSSALPSMLLAKHTKKHVTVALSGDGGDELFLGYQRYNWMKYISNIYALPNFLRAPFAKVIERLPNYRLNTIAHVLNQNNINEAYMSTMSNPSAGWLKQDLSYDNINSSYLFNKNKSNLERVSDFDIKTYLNLDINTKVDRASMANSLEVRSPLMDYRVVEFAKKLPTSFKFKGNNQKRILKDVLYKYVPKNYFDRPKAGFTMPFKDWFRDELKSYVLDELNEESLAALPCIRPKEVLRIIEDHMNGSSNNYTLIWRLLVLKQWLKSNGSGFVIT